The segment CGGGCCGGGACGGGGCATGGCTTGGGGGACACCGGTGTGCGGGACGGGCAGGGCAGGGCGAGAGGGGCCGTGGTGGGTACGGAGTGGGCGAGCGACGCGGTGCTGTACCAGATCTACCCGCAGAGCTTCGCGGACGGGAACGGCGACGGGATCGGCGACTTCGCCGGGCTGACCGAGCGGTTGGAGTACCTGCGCTGGCTGGGCGTGGACGCGGTGTGGCTGAACCCGTGCTTCGCCTCCCCGTTCGGCGACGCGGGCTACGACGTGGCGGACTTCCTGACCACCGCGCCCCGCTACGGCACGCCGGAGGACCTGGCGAAGTTCACCGACGCGGCCCGCCGCCAGGGCATCCGGGTGCTGCTCGACCTGGTCGCCGGGCACACCTCGGACCGGCACCCGTGGTTCGTCCGCTCCGCCGCCGACCCGGACGACCACCGGTACGTGTGGGCGGACCGCCCGGCGCCCGGGTACGTGGCCTCGCCGGGCAGCCGGCCCGGCTGGTACAAGCCGAACTTCTTCGACTTCCAGCCCGCGCTGAACTTCGGCCACGCCCGCACCGACCCGGCCGAGCCGTGGCGGCAGCCGGTCGACGCCGAGGGCCCGCGGGCCAACCGGGCGGCGCTGCGCGAGATCATGGCGCACTGGTTCGGCCTCGGCGTCGCGGGCTTCCGGGTCGACATGGCGTCCTCGCTGGTCAAGGACGACCCCGGCTTCGTCGAGACCGGCCGGCTGTGGCGCGAGACCCGGGCCTGGCTGGACGCGCACCACCCCGACCGGGTGATCCTCGCCGAGTGGGGCGACCCGGCCCGCTCGGTGCCGATGGGCTTCCACGGCGACTTCTTCCTCCAGTTCGGCGGCCCGACCGAGGGCGCGGCGCTGCGCTCGCTGTGGAACAACGGCGCGGGCACCGTGCACGAGGAGTGGCCCGCCGAGCCCTGCTACTTCGACGCCGAGGGGCGCGGCTCGATGCGGCCCTTCCTCGCCGAGTGGGAGCGCACCGCCAAGGCCGCCGCCGGCCACGGCTTCGCCGCCCTGCCGACCACCAACCACGACTTCTCCCGGCTGGCCTGCGGCCCGCGCACCCGCGAGCAACTGGCCGCCGCGTTCACCTTCCAGCTGACCTGGCCGACCGTCCCGGCGATCTACTACGGCGACGAGATCGGCATGCGCTTCGTCCCCGGCCTGCCCGACACCGAGGGCAGCGTGCTCGGCCCGCACTACAACCGGGCCGGCTCCCGCACCCCGATGCAGTGGGACGCGACCGCGGACGCCGGCTTCTCCACCGCCCCGGCCGCCGACTTCTACCTGCCGCTCGACCCCGACCCCGACCGTCCGGACGTCGCCTCGCAGCGCGCCGACGAGTCCTCGCTGCTGCACCACGTACGGCAGTTGATCGCGCTGCGCCGCGCGCACCCCGGCCTGGGCCCGCACGCGCCGGTCGAACTCCTGCACACCGGCTACCCGTTGGCCTACCTGCGGGGCGAGCGCTACCTGGTGGTCGTCAACCCGCGGCGCACCCCCGCCTCGCTGCCGGTCGAACGCGACCTGCCGGGGCGGCTGTTGCACGGGCGGGGCGTGACGCTGACGCACTCGGTGCTGCGCGCGGAGGGGTTCTCGGCGGCGGTGTTCGTCCGCTAGTCCCTTCGTTCCAGGAGCGCTCATCCGCCTTCGGCGCAGAGCAGTTCGGCGGCGGGCGTGCGCAGGTAGAGCACGCTGCGGCCGGTGCGGTGGCGGGCGGCCAGGCCGGCGTCGTGCAGGGCGGCGAGGTGGTGCGAGACGGTGGGCGCGGACAGGCCGGTGCGGGCGGCGAGTTCGGTGGTGGTGGCGGGGGCGGCCAGTTCGGCGAGCAGCCGGGCGCGGGCCCGGCCGAGCACCCGGGCCAGGCCGGCGGGGGCGGGCGGGGCGGCCTCCCAGAGGGTGGCGACGCCGCGCGGCGGGTAGACCAGGCCGGGCTGCCAGGGCGGGTTGAGCTGGGAGAACACGCCGGGCCAGGCGAACACGGTGGGCACCAGGACGAGCCCGCGGGCGCCGTCCAGCCGCCGGTGCGCCTCGACGTGCCGGTGGCCGATCCGCAGCAGGTCGTGCT is part of the Kitasatospora setae KM-6054 genome and harbors:
- a CDS encoding alpha-amylase family glycosyl hydrolase, whose protein sequence is MVGTEWASDAVLYQIYPQSFADGNGDGIGDFAGLTERLEYLRWLGVDAVWLNPCFASPFGDAGYDVADFLTTAPRYGTPEDLAKFTDAARRQGIRVLLDLVAGHTSDRHPWFVRSAADPDDHRYVWADRPAPGYVASPGSRPGWYKPNFFDFQPALNFGHARTDPAEPWRQPVDAEGPRANRAALREIMAHWFGLGVAGFRVDMASSLVKDDPGFVETGRLWRETRAWLDAHHPDRVILAEWGDPARSVPMGFHGDFFLQFGGPTEGAALRSLWNNGAGTVHEEWPAEPCYFDAEGRGSMRPFLAEWERTAKAAAGHGFAALPTTNHDFSRLACGPRTREQLAAAFTFQLTWPTVPAIYYGDEIGMRFVPGLPDTEGSVLGPHYNRAGSRTPMQWDATADAGFSTAPAADFYLPLDPDPDRPDVASQRADESSLLHHVRQLIALRRAHPGLGPHAPVELLHTGYPLAYLRGERYLVVVNPRRTPASLPVERDLPGRLLHGRGVTLTHSVLRAEGFSAAVFVR